The following coding sequences are from one Epilithonimonas vandammei window:
- a CDS encoding sigma-54-dependent transcriptional regulator, with amino-acid sequence MRKKEAHILIVDDDEDILFSARVWLKKFFTEVSCLSQPKNILKFLSEQQVDTVLLDMNFRKGFENGQDGLYWMQEIKTLDPQLPIILMTAYGEVELAVEALKNGASDFILKPWNNEKLYASVNLGVDVSRKNKKLNQWENINIKTNQYQLETQSPAMQEVMNQIERVSATDANVLLLGENGTGKYVLAEHIHELSERKNQPFVHIDLGSLSENLFESELFGYKKGAFTDAHQDYAGKIENAENGTVFLDEIGNLPLHLQTKLLSLIQNRKLSRIGESKERLLDVRFIFATNENLKKAVAENRFRKDLYYRINTVELNIPSLRERLEDIPTMADYFLDKYKQKYHKPDLLLNEFLISELTHYSWAGNIRELDHCIERSVILSGEKNLKLLMPQDEESMLREPQHDNVKSLNIEEMEEILIKKALKKHRGNISLAAEDLGLSRAALYRRMEKFEL; translated from the coding sequence ATGCGAAAAAAAGAAGCTCATATTTTAATTGTTGATGATGACGAGGACATTTTATTCTCGGCGAGAGTCTGGCTCAAAAAATTCTTTACAGAAGTAAGCTGTCTAAGTCAGCCAAAAAATATTTTGAAATTTTTATCCGAACAGCAAGTTGACACGGTTCTTCTCGATATGAATTTCCGGAAAGGTTTTGAAAACGGACAAGACGGTTTGTATTGGATGCAGGAAATCAAAACGCTTGATCCACAACTTCCGATTATTTTGATGACCGCTTACGGTGAAGTAGAATTGGCTGTTGAAGCTTTGAAAAACGGTGCTTCCGATTTCATTCTAAAACCTTGGAATAACGAAAAATTATACGCTTCCGTGAATCTCGGGGTCGATGTTTCCCGAAAAAACAAAAAGTTAAATCAATGGGAAAATATTAACATCAAAACCAATCAATATCAATTGGAAACCCAATCTCCGGCAATGCAGGAAGTGATGAATCAAATTGAAAGAGTTTCTGCAACCGACGCCAATGTTTTGCTTTTGGGAGAAAACGGAACCGGAAAATATGTTTTGGCAGAGCACATTCACGAATTATCGGAAAGGAAAAATCAGCCTTTTGTTCATATTGATTTGGGAAGTCTTTCTGAAAATCTTTTTGAATCTGAATTATTCGGTTATAAAAAAGGCGCGTTTACGGATGCGCATCAGGATTATGCTGGAAAAATCGAAAATGCCGAAAACGGAACGGTTTTCCTAGACGAAATTGGGAATCTTCCACTTCATCTCCAAACTAAATTGTTAAGTTTGATTCAAAACAGAAAACTGTCGAGAATTGGAGAAAGCAAAGAACGTTTATTGGATGTGAGATTCATTTTTGCAACCAATGAAAATCTTAAAAAAGCTGTTGCTGAAAACCGTTTCAGAAAAGATTTATACTATAGAATCAATACAGTTGAATTAAACATTCCAAGTTTGAGAGAACGTTTGGAAGACATTCCGACTATGGCGGATTATTTTCTGGATAAATACAAGCAAAAATATCACAAACCTGACTTGCTTTTAAATGAATTTTTAATTTCAGAATTAACGCACTATTCTTGGGCAGGAAATATCCGAGAACTCGACCATTGTATTGAAAGAAGCGTGATTCTTTCTGGCGAAAAAAATCTTAAATTGCTGATGCCTCAAGATGAAGAATCGATGCTTCGAGAACCTCAGCATGACAATGTCAAAAGTCTCAACATCGAAGAAATGGAAGAAATTCTGATCAAAAAAGCCTTGAAAAAACATCGTGGAAATATTTCTTTGGCGGCGGAAGATTTGGGATTATCGAGAGCGGCGCTGTATAGAAGAATGGAGAAGTTTGAATTATAA
- a CDS encoding ATP-binding protein has product MNVPRYLKKIIEQNINKQKVIRIFGTRRTGKSTLLKDFFTQNSDNAIILQGEDMHVQELLKIRSIKNYQKIIGQKTILMIDEAQVIPEIGNILKLMIDNIEPLNIIVTGSSSFDLQNSSGQPLVGRNIDFQMFPIAQKELSEIENLLDTKNNLEERIIYGSYPELWHLETLEEKQNYLKQLVENYLLKDILMYENVLGSDILYKLLQLLAFQCGNLVSTTELGNALQINKATVDRYLDLLSKVYIIFPISGFSKNLRKEITKSKKWYFYDNGIRNALINNFNILSQRNDVGQLWEQYFISERIKFNSSNLYYPQYHFWRTYDGQEIDLLEIDNYQKISAWETKWKSDKAKIPGAFAKAYSEAEFTLINQNNYLDFIS; this is encoded by the coding sequence ATGAATGTTCCTCGGTATTTAAAAAAAATAATAGAGCAAAATATTAATAAACAAAAAGTTATAAGGATTTTCGGAACAAGAAGAACCGGAAAATCTACTTTGCTAAAAGATTTTTTTACTCAAAATTCTGATAATGCAATCATTTTGCAAGGTGAAGATATGCATGTACAAGAACTTCTGAAAATCCGAAGCATAAAAAACTATCAAAAAATCATTGGTCAGAAAACAATTTTGATGATAGACGAAGCTCAAGTTATTCCAGAAATAGGAAACATTCTAAAACTGATGATTGACAACATAGAACCCTTAAACATTATTGTAACCGGAAGCAGTAGTTTTGATCTTCAGAACTCTTCCGGGCAACCTTTGGTTGGTAGAAATATAGACTTTCAAATGTTCCCGATTGCGCAGAAAGAACTTTCCGAAATCGAAAATCTTCTGGATACCAAAAACAATCTGGAAGAGAGAATAATCTATGGAAGCTACCCGGAACTTTGGCACCTCGAAACTTTGGAAGAGAAGCAAAATTACCTGAAACAATTGGTAGAAAATTATCTCCTGAAAGATATTCTAATGTACGAGAATGTTTTAGGATCTGATATTTTGTACAAATTATTACAACTGTTAGCTTTCCAATGTGGCAATCTGGTGAGCACAACGGAACTTGGCAACGCATTGCAAATCAATAAAGCAACTGTAGATCGCTATTTGGATCTTTTGTCAAAAGTTTATATTATTTTCCCGATAAGTGGTTTCAGCAAAAATCTCAGAAAAGAAATTACGAAAAGCAAAAAATGGTATTTTTATGATAACGGAATCCGAAATGCACTGATTAATAATTTTAATATTTTATCTCAGAGAAACGATGTAGGACAATTGTGGGAACAATATTTTATTTCGGAAAGAATAAAGTTTAATTCATCTAATTTGTATTACCCACAATACCATTTCTGGAGAACTTACGACGGACAGGAAATCGACTTGCTGGAGATTGATAATTATCAGAAAATAAGCGCATGGGAAACCAAATGGAAATCCGACAAAGCCAAAATACCGGGAGCTTTTGCGAAGGCTTATTCAGAAGCAGAGTTTACATTAATCAATCAAAATAACTATTTAGATTTTATCTCCTAA
- a CDS encoding efflux RND transporter periplasmic adaptor subunit gives MDTKIVKKKSKLKFVLIIIASAVAIAIFGWYFLNQKKTYNVKSEDITIDEVTNGKFEDMLMVTAQTQSLNSSLVNVLEGGAVKEIFAEDGQMLTKGQPIARVYNPNTEFNYLNQETGIMQQISQMRSSLLELKNQEFNQDKELLQSQNDYNTALQTFNLQKRLYDAEIGKKTDYDIALQNLNYQKDRKQIVEKGASNEKLSRNSQFSAINNSINQMEKSLNILRSNKNNFLIMSPASGRLSSFNISLGQNLTSGESIGKIDLMGGYKLVAKVDEYYINKLTNGIKGTLDNNGKEYEVIITKILPEVKDGQFSVELNFIDAKIENLKIGMTFGVKLKLSADTQSMMIPKGNFYKDTNGKWIFVVKNNKAEKRNISLGRENPLYYEVTSGLKQGESVITSDYSELKKYEILDIRK, from the coding sequence ATGGATACGAAAATAGTAAAAAAGAAATCCAAACTAAAATTTGTCTTAATCATCATTGCTTCCGCAGTTGCGATTGCGATTTTTGGATGGTATTTCTTAAACCAGAAAAAAACTTATAATGTAAAATCGGAAGATATTACGATTGATGAAGTAACCAATGGAAAATTTGAAGATATGTTGATGGTAACTGCGCAGACGCAATCTCTTAATTCTTCTCTTGTAAATGTTTTGGAAGGCGGTGCTGTAAAAGAAATTTTTGCGGAAGATGGACAAATGCTGACGAAAGGACAACCAATCGCAAGAGTTTATAATCCAAATACGGAATTCAATTATCTGAATCAGGAAACAGGAATTATGCAGCAGATCAGCCAAATGAGAAGTTCGCTTTTGGAATTAAAGAATCAGGAATTCAATCAGGATAAAGAATTGTTGCAGTCTCAAAATGATTATAATACGGCGTTGCAGACTTTTAATCTTCAAAAAAGATTGTACGATGCGGAAATCGGAAAGAAAACCGATTATGATATTGCACTTCAGAATTTGAATTATCAAAAAGACAGAAAACAAATCGTAGAAAAAGGAGCTTCCAACGAGAAACTTTCGAGAAATTCTCAATTTTCAGCCATCAATAATTCCATTAATCAAATGGAAAAAAGTTTAAATATTCTTCGTTCCAACAAAAATAATTTCCTGATAATGTCGCCTGCTTCAGGAAGATTATCATCGTTCAATATTTCTCTTGGTCAGAATTTGACAAGTGGAGAAAGTATTGGAAAAATCGATTTGATGGGCGGTTACAAATTAGTCGCAAAAGTCGATGAATATTACATTAATAAATTAACGAACGGAATCAAAGGAACGCTTGATAACAACGGAAAAGAATACGAAGTCATCATCACAAAAATTCTTCCTGAAGTGAAAGACGGACAGTTTTCTGTGGAACTGAATTTCATTGATGCAAAAATTGAAAACCTAAAAATAGGAATGACATTCGGAGTGAAACTGAAATTGTCTGCCGACACGCAAAGTATGATGATTCCGAAAGGGAATTTCTACAAAGACACCAATGGAAAATGGATTTTTGTAGTGAAAAATAACAAAGCCGAAAAAAGAAATATTAGTTTGGGAAGAGAAAATCCTCTTTATTATGAAGTGACTTCTGGATTGAAACAAGGCGAATCTGTGATTACTTCGGATTATTCTGAACTGAAAAAATATGAAATTTTAGATATTAGAAAATAG